A segment of the Streptomyces sp. NBC_00376 genome:
CAAGCTGGCCCCGGTCACCGGCGCCTCCGGTACGAGGACGACGGTCACGGTCACCGGCACCGCCCTGCACGAGGACGACCACGTCGTACTGCGCAACGCCGGCCGCGAGATCACCGGAACCACGGTCTCCGTCTCGCCCGACCGCCGTACCCTCACCGCCGAGCTCGACCTGACCGGCGCGGCCGAGGGCGCCTGGAGCGCGAGCGTCATCACCCACCGCAGCGCGGAGTACTCGCGGGGCGACTTCACCGTCACCTCGGCCCCGCTCCGCAACAGCGCACCACCGACCATCGGCACCACCGCCCGCGTCGGCGACCACCTCACCGCGTCCCCCGGCACCTGGACCCCTGCCCCGACCTCGTACACCTACCAGTGGGACGCCGACGGGCAGCCGATCACCGGCGCGACCGCCGCCACCTACACCGTCCCGGTCTCGCTGCTCGGCAAGAAGATCGGCGTCACCGTCACGGCCCGCCGCACCGGCACGGCGGACGTCCCGGCCACCTCGGCGGCGCTCACGGTCGCCAAGGGCGCGGCGCCCAGGGTGACGACCGCCCCGAAGATCACCGGTACTGTGAAGGTCGGCGCCAAGCTGACCACCACGGGGGGCAGTTGGACGCCCGCCGCCACCTCCTACGGCTATCAGTGGAAGGCCGACGGCAAGGCCATCAAGGACGCGACGGCATCGACGTACACCGTCCCGGCGTCGCTGCTCGGCAAGTACCTCACCGTCACCGTCACGGCCCACCGCACCGGTCACGCCGACGGTTCCGCGACGCCCGCCTCGGTGAAGGTCGCCAAGGGCAGCGCGCCCAAGGCCACCAAGCAGCCCACGATCTCCGGCACGGCAAAGGTCGGCCGCACCCTCAAGGCCGCCCACGGCACCTGGACGCCCACCCCGACCTCGTACGGCTATCAGTGGTACGCGAACGGCAAGGCGATCTCCGGCGCGACCAAGTCCTCGCTGACGCTCAAGTCCGCCCAGCGCGGCAAGAAGATCACCGTCAAGGTGACCGCCCGCCGCACCGGCCACGCCAGTGGTACCGCCACCAGCAAGGCGACCAAGGCGGTCGCCCGCTGACGTAGCCGAGTCGAACGCAAGGGCCGGGCGACCCGCACCAGACGGTGCGGCGCCCGGCCCTTTCGCTTATGGGCGACCGGAGTTCGCCGTCCGTTTCCGAACGTCAGTGGGGCATCAGTGGGGCATCAGCGGGATTGGTCATCATGAGGCCGCCGCGATCGTCGGTCCCCGTGGGCCGACGATCGCGGCGGCGTGGTCGCGAGGAAACTTCATGGCACCCCCCGCCGCGAATGCTTCGCATGCGCGCCGTCCGGAATGTGACATTCAGAGAGGGAACGTTGAGAGCAAAGATCGTCAAAATCGCGGCGGCCGCATTACTGGCCGTCGGTTCCGCTGCCGTGATCGTCGCCACCGCCTCCGCCTCGGAGGACACCGACATCCCCGTCCCGGCATCGAGCGCTTCAGGGCAACCGGAGGACCCCGCCCCCAGCCTGACCGAGTCGCCCCGTTCCACTCTCGCCCCGGAACCCAGCGGGACGATGCCGCCCCCGGAGCCGGGCCAGACAACGACGCCACCCCCGGAGCCGGGCCAGACAACGACACCGCCCCCGGAGCAGGGCAAGGCGACACCCCCGGCGTCGGGCCGGACGTCGGGGCCGCCCGCAGAGCCGCCGTCGAGCGGCTACCACGGAGACGCGACGTACTACCAGGCCGGACTGACGGCGTGCGGCATCGTGGTCACGGACAGTGATTTCGCTGTTGCGCTCGACTCCAGCATGTTCGAATCCGGATACCCGTCTCCCTCCTGCGGGAAGCAGGTCGAGATCACGCACAACGGAAAGTCCATAACCGCGACGGTCGTTGACCAGAGCCCGGGTGCGGGCAGGTACGGCCTCGATCTGACGCCCGGCGCATACAGTGCGCTCGCCTCCCTCGACCAGGGTTCGATCGACGTCACCTGGCGTTTCGTGGAGTAGCCGGCTCGCCCTTGAGCAGAGGCTTTCGAAAATGTCGCGAGGCGGGACCCGGTCGTCCGGGTCCCGCCTCGCGAATTTCGGGGGTCCATCGCCGCACTGTCCGGCCGGTCCGCGACCACTGGCACGCGACCCGGGTCCGGAACGCTCAGCTCCTGGACAGCGGCATCGGCAACGGCATCGGCAGCGGTATGGGTATGCGTGGAATGCCTTCTTTGTACCCGACCGGTCCTGCGGTGTCACGCCCTGGGCTTGCCCGAAATGACAGGTATGGGGCCCGTCGGTACGTTCGCCGCAGGTTGGCCGTCCGGCCGACGTCTCTGAGACGGAGAGAAGTGACATGCCTTCGCGTACCTTCGCCGTGGCGGCCGCTGTAGTCGGCGCAGCGGCCCTTGCCACCGGTATCACCTATGCGACTGACGGATCCACCCAGGCCGAACCGGCCGCCGCGCGGGCCGAGCAGCCCGTTCACCAGGCCGCCCCGCCCGCCCGGCAGGCCGCCCCCGCACCGGCCCCCCTCGGCAGCGAAAGCGACAGCGGAAGCGGAACGGAGGGCAAGACGGACGAGGGGAACAAGGCGGACGAGGGAGGCCAGGGAGACCAGGGCGGCGACCGCGAGGGTGGCGACCGCGGCGGCTCCGACCGCGAGGGCTCCGACCGCGGCGGGCGCGACGACGAGGGCTCCGACCGCGGCGGGTACGGCGACGAGGGCGGCGGCCGGGGCGGGCGCGGCGACGAGGGCGGCGGCCGGGGCGGGCGCGGCGACGAGGGCGGCGGCCGGGGCGGGCGCGAGCGCGGCTACGACCGGAAGGGGGAGGAGAGGATCTACTTCAACGAGCGGGAGTACGCCGCCTATCCGGGGGGCTGCGTCCCCGCGGCCAGCGGGCTTGGATCGAGCAGCTTCAGCATTACCAACAACAGTCGGCACGCGGTCGAGGTCTTCCGGGGGTTCGCCTGTGACGGCGGTGCTCCGGTCGCCACAGTCGGCCCCTACGGCAGCACCTACGGTGTCGTGACCCCCGACGTCCAAGGCGGCGTGTTCATCAACAACGGCGTCGCGGGCAGCTTCCGGGTGATCGGCCGCGACGAGTGGTGACGGCCTGAAGCCCCGCGAGTCATCAGCTCCCGGACAGCAGCGACGGCAGCTTGCGCATGTCGTCGAAGACCACAGTGTCCGGACCTTCCAGCCAGTGCGCCGG
Coding sequences within it:
- a CDS encoding RlpA-like double-psi beta-barrel domain-containing protein, translating into MRAKIVKIAAAALLAVGSAAVIVATASASEDTDIPVPASSASGQPEDPAPSLTESPRSTLAPEPSGTMPPPEPGQTTTPPPEPGQTTTPPPEQGKATPPASGRTSGPPAEPPSSGYHGDATYYQAGLTACGIVVTDSDFAVALDSSMFESGYPSPSCGKQVEITHNGKSITATVVDQSPGAGRYGLDLTPGAYSALASLDQGSIDVTWRFVE